A portion of the Salvelinus fontinalis isolate EN_2023a chromosome 32, ASM2944872v1, whole genome shotgun sequence genome contains these proteins:
- the LOC129830652 gene encoding zinc finger and BTB domain-containing protein 8B-like gives MEVSGYQSKLLCELNEQRKRDFFCDCSIVVEGRVFKAHRNVLFAGSGYFRALLVHYLQDSGQHHSTASLDIVTAEAFSFILDFLYSGRLDLRSENVIEVMSAASYLQMTDVVSFCKGYIRSSLEICNREKERDGNKEKERDGPADSGTPAMPPPSSIASVAVTLPSLSLEGDGVTNVRSESSPSTVTDPPSSAAALPRVPTPPGPSRDSESDCSSRGEFPSHIIGGLTPHGHGDHLMNPLSSSTSGLTLELVHPKIEYDPDDEREEGSPDTKDLTLFMGPPPHTQHPDHLHDRLTSSSLSPSSERSSLGFGGCHARQFMDVLLRGGSSPHRDRGEQGQMFAQGMGLWGGGGRVDEGLGMGGSSIMEIQSDWYGEDTGDGLLVPVKLHKCPFCPYTAKQKGILKRHIRCHTGERPFPCETCGKRFTRQEHLRSHSLSVHHFSWPVVCKGCRRRFTGALSHGLKRFGLCDNCTRVTTTGHDDSPPAHINLDGQPEAMERGDGDSDWPRFREDADDMEAGGGIIEELGEKGKLHR, from the exons ATGGAGGTGTCAGGCTACCAGTCTAAGCTGCTGTGTGAGCTCAATGAGCAGCGGAAGAGAGACTTCTTCTGTGACTGCAGTATAGTCGTTGAGGGACGGGTCTTCAAGGCCCATCGCAACGTCCTATTCGCCGGCAGTGGCTACTTCCGAGCTCTATTGGTCCACTACCTACAG GACAGTGGTCAGCACCACAGCACGGCCTCTCTGGACATCGTGACGGCCGAGGCCTTTTCCTTCATCCTGGACTTCCTGTACTCGGGTCGACTGGACCTGCGCAGCGAGAACGTCATCGAGGTGATGTCAGCGGCCAGCTACCTCCAGATGACTGACGTGGTGTCCTTCTGTAAAGGCTACATCCGTTCCTCTCTGGAGATCTgtaacagggagaaagagagggatggaaacaaagagaaggaaagagacgGTCCGGCTGACAGTGGAACCCCAGCCATGCCACCTCCCTCTTCCATTGCCTCTGTAGCTGTAACTCTTCCTTCGTTGTCACTAGAGGGAGATGGAGTTACTAATGTACGTTCAGAATCCTCCCCTTCCACGGTCACAGACCCCCCATCCTCGGCAGCAGCCCTCCCCAGGGTCCCCACGCCCCCTGGCCCTAGCAGAGACTCTGAGAGCGACTGCAGCTCCAGAGGGGAGTTCCCATCTCATATTATTGGGGGCCTGACCCCCCACGGACACGGGGACCATCTGATGAACCCCCTTTCCTCCTCAACCTCTGGCTTGACCCTAGAACTGGTGCACCCCAAGATCGAATACGACCCCGATGACGAGCGCGAGGAGGGATCTCCCGATACCAAAGACCTGACGTTGTTTAtgggaccccccccccacacccagcACCCAGACCACCTCCATGACAGGCTGACGTCCTCCAGCCTTTCCCCCAGCAGCGAGCGCTCCTCCCTGGGCTTCGGGGGCTGCCATGCCAGGCAGTTCATGGATGTGCTGTTGAGAGGCGGCTCCAGCCCCCACagggacagaggggagcagggccAGATGTTTGCCCAGGGAATGGGCCTCTGGGGTGGGGGAGGCAGGGTGGATGAGGGACTGGGGATGGGTGGTTCCTCTATTATGGAGATACAGAGCGACTGGTACGGAGAGGACACAG GAGATGGCTTGTTAGTGCCGGTGAAGCTCCACAAGTGTCCGTTCTGCCCGTACACCGCCAAGCAGAAGGGCATCCTGAAGAGACACATCCGCTGTCACACTGGAGAGAGACCTTTCCCCTGTGAGACGTGTGGCAAGAGGTTCACACGCCAGGAACACCTCCGCAGCCACTCACTCAGc GTGCACCACTTCAGTTGGCCCGTGGTTTGTAAAGGGTGCAGACGAAGATTCACTGGAGCCCTGTCCCACGGACTCAAACGCTTCGGCCTGTGTGACAACTGTACCCGCGTTACGACCACGGGCCACGACGACTCACCTCCCGCCCACATCAACCTCGACGGCCAACCGGAGGCCATGGAACGTGGGGACGGAGACAGTGATTGGCCCAGGTTCAGGGAGGATGCTGATGACATGGAGGCCGGGGGAGGGATTATAGAGGAACTGGGGGAGAAAGGGAAACTACACAGATGA
- the LOC129830653 gene encoding tissue alpha-L-fucosidase-like: MPAPFASLHQLQLFMKELKMSSLILSCLLLVAVVAISSGNGVRYTANWTSIDSRPLPVWYDEAKVGIFVHWGVFSVPGYGQFSEWFWQSWRGAHRADEVEFMKKNYPVGFTYADFAHDFKAQFFDPDEWADIFEASGAKYVVFTSKHHEGFCNWPSADSWNWNSVDTGPHRDLVGDLAAAVRKRKGLHFGLYHSLYEWFHPLYLKDRASGYKTQEFVFRKALPELVNLVMTYKPELIWSDGDWEAPDTYWNSTEFLAWLYNDSPIKDFVVVNDRWGNGCYCKHGGYYNCADRFTPGSLPNHKWEKCQSIDNRSWGYRRNMKLFELMDLPTIITDMVYVVALGGNYLLNIGPMEDGMIPPVFEERLRGMGAWLGVNGEAIYSSKPWRLQGENSTVPVWYTSKNNTVYAILLEWPSKLLFDLAAPKTSKATNVTILDDPSVPLKWVATAPTGLVVLMPDIMPVSPGQGWVLKLEGVV; encoded by the exons ATGCCAGCGCCGTTTGCGTCACTTCATCAACTTCAGTTGTTTATGAAAGAACTAAAAATGTCCTCTTTGATTCTGAGTTGTTTGTTACTAGTTGCAGTGGTTGCTATCTCGTCGGGAAATGGAGTGCGGTATACGGCCAATTGGACAAGTATCGACTCCCGGCCGCTACCGGTGTGGTACGACGAGGCGAAGGTCGGTATTTTCGTTCACTGGGGGGTATTCTCCGTGCCCGGGTACGGCCAGTTCAGTGAGTGGTTCTGGCAGTCGTGGAGAGGCGCACATAGAGCAGACGAGGTGGAGTTTATGAAGAAAAACTATCCTGTGGGTTTTACATACGCAGATTTTGCGCACGATTTCAAAGCGCAGTTCTTCGACCCTGATGAGTGGGCTGATATATTTGAAGCTTCTGGAGCCAA GTATGTGGTGTTCACATCCAAGCATCACGAGGGCTTCTGTAACTGGCCGTCTGCAGACTCCTGGAACTGGAACTCAGTGGACACGGGACCACACAGAGACCTGGTGGGAGACCTGGCAGCTGCCGTACGCAAGAG GAAGGGACTGCACTTTGGCCTGTACCACTCCCTGTATGAGTGGTTTCATCCACTCTACCTGAAGGACAGAGCTTCTGGGTACAAGACCCAGGAGTTTGTCTTCCGCAAGGCACTTCCTGAGCTGGTTAACCTGGTGATGACCTACAAGCCAGAGCTGATCTGGTCCGATGGGGATTGGGAAGCTCCTGACACCTACTGGAACTCAACAGAATTCCTGGCCTGGCTCTACAACGACAGTCCTATCAAG GACTTTGTGGTGGTCAATGACAGATGGgggaatggttgttactgtaaacATGGAGGCTACTACAACTGTGCAGACAG GTTCACGCCAGGCTCTCTGCCAAACCACAAGTGGGAGAAATGCCAGTCCATCGACAACCGCTCTTGGGGTTACCGAAGAAACATGAAACTCTTCGAGCTGATGGACCTGCCCACCATCATAACG GACATGGTGTATGTGGTGGCCCTGGGGGGTAACTACCTGCTGAACATCGGCCCCATGGAGGATGGCATGATCCCCCCAGTGTTTGAGGAGAGGCTGAGGGGCATGGGGGCCTGGCTGGGGGTCAACGGAGAGGCCATCTACTCCTCCAAACCCTGGAGGCTCCAGGGGGAGAACTCCACCGTGCCAGTCTG GTACACCTCAAAGAACAACACGGTCTATGCCATACTACTGGAATGGCCTTCCAAACTTCTGTTTGACCTCGCAGCACCCAAAACCTCTAAGGCCACTAAT GTCACTATACTGGACGACCCGTCCGTACCTCTGAAGTGGGTAGCAACGGCACCGACCGGACTGGTGGTTCTCATGCCTGACATCATGCCAGTTTCCCCGGGACAAGGCTGGGTCCTGAAACTAGAGGGAGTGGTGTGA